A genomic window from Vitis riparia cultivar Riparia Gloire de Montpellier isolate 1030 chromosome 16, EGFV_Vit.rip_1.0, whole genome shotgun sequence includes:
- the LOC117933035 gene encoding probable (S)-N-methylcoclaurine 3'-hydroxylase isozyme 2 translates to MDSDTVTADISLSSFVYALLLLPFLLILKHIFLKPPPLPPGPYPWPIIGNLLQLGKNPHVKLASLAKLHGPLMSLRLGTQLMVVASSPAAAIEVLKTHDRTLSGRYVSSSLSVKDPKLNHLSLAFAKECTNNWKNLRTICRTEMFSGKAMESHVELRERKVMELVEFLATKEGEVVKVMDLVFTTICNILSNTFFSMDLCDFEREGLKDFIYRAAELGATPNLSDFYPILDGLNLHGSKKKSKEALGRILATWEGTLKERRKQKNPGSSHRDLLEAFLEIGFEDDQINQVIVELFSAGADTSTLTIEWAITQLIRNPDVMYKLRDELTKIIGESPVRESHLPHLPYLQACVKETLRLHPPAPLLLPHRAMETCQVMGYTIPKDSQVFVNIWAMGRDPKVWDDPLSFTPERFLDSKLEFKGNDFEYIPFGAGRRICPGMALGARQVPLVLATLVHLFDWSLPDNMDSAQIDMEEWLVITLRKENPLRLVPKVRK, encoded by the exons ATGGATTCAGACACAGTCACAGCAGATATCAGCCTCTCCTCTTTCGTATACGCTCTTCTTCTGCTACCATTTTTGCTCATTCTCAAGCATATTTTCTTGAAACCTCCACCACTTCCACCGGGTCCATATCCATGGCCTATCATCGGAAACCTCCTCCAACTGGGGAAGAACCCTCATGTCAAACTCGCCAGCCTCGCCAAACTCCATGGCCCACTCATGTCTCTACGCCTCGGTACACAGCTGATGGTGGTGGCATCCTCGCCTGCAGCAGCAATTGAAGTACTCAAGACCCATGACCGGACACTCTCTGGCCGGTACGTAAGTAGTTCACTATCAGTCAAGGACCCTAAACTTAACCATTTGTCACTAGCGTTTGCCAAGGAGTGCACCAACAACTGGAAGAATCTAAGAACCATTTGCCGGACGGAGATGTTTTCAGGCAAAGCAATGGAGTCTCATGTGGAGTTGAGGGAGAGGAAGGTGATGGAGTTGGTGGAGTTTTTGGCAACAAAGGAAGGTGAAGTGGTCAAGGTTATGGATCTAGTGTTTACTACTATTTGTAATATACTAAGCAATACGTTTTTTTCAATGGACCTTTGTGATTTTGAGCGTGAGGGTTTGAAGGATTTCATCTATAGAGCTGCAGAGTTGGGGGCTACTCCAAATCTATCAGACTTTTATCCTATATTGGACGGATTGAATCTGCACGGTTCTAAGAAGAAATCCAAGGAGGCGCTGGGGAGGATTCTCGCTACTTGGGAGGGGACTCTCAAAGAAAGAAGGAAGCAAAAGAATCCTGGTTCCAGCCATCGAGACCTCTTGGAGGCTTTTTTAGAAATTGGGTTTGAAGATGATCAGATCAACCAAGTGATTGTG GAGCTCTTCAGTGCCGGGGCAGACACTAGCACATTGACAATAGAATGGGCAATTACACAGCTGATTAGAAACCCAGATGTCATGTATAAACTTCGAGATGAACTCACAAAAATAATCGGTGAATCTCCAGTAAGAGAGTCCCATTTGCCTCATCTGCCCTATCTCCAAGCCTGTGTGAAAGAGACCCTGAGATTGCATCCTCCAGCACCACTACTCCTTCCTCACCGAGCCATGGAGACATGCCAAGTCATGGGCTACACAATTCCAAAAGACTCCCAAGTATTTGTGAACATTTGGGCTATGGGGAGAGACCCCAAGGTTTGGGATGACCCATTGAGCTTCACACCAGAAAGGTTTCTGGATTCAAAGTTGGAATTCAAGGGAAATGATTTCGAGTATATACCATTTGGGGCAGGGAGGAGAATCTGTCCAGGAATGGCTTTGGGTGCTAGGCAAGTTCCCTTGGTTCTTGCAACGTTGGTCCACTTGTTTGATTGGTCTCTTCCGGACAATATGGACTCCGCCCAAATAGACATGGAGGAGTGGTTGGTTATTACATTGAGGAAGGAAAATCCACTGCGCCTTGTTCCTAAGGTTAGGAAATAA
- the LOC117933332 gene encoding RHOMBOID-like protein 2 translates to MPPSEDLESRGAKNRGGSYTSSSVIEDSETQWTSWLVPMFVVANVAVFVVAMYINNCPKENSRVQGKCVAGFLGRFSFQPLKENPLFGPSSKTLEKLGALEWKKVVSEHQGWRLVTCIWLHAGVIHLLVNMLSLVLIGIRLEQQFGFVRIGVIYLLSGFGGSVLSSLFIQNSISVGASGALFGLLGAMLSELITNRSIFLSIFFPFLMLCLVLGKFKGKCERKEIERKNRS, encoded by the exons ATGCCTCCAAGTGAAGATCTTGAAAGCAGGGGAGCCAAAAACAGGGGAGGCAGCTACACATCGTCTTCTGTGATTGAAGATTCGGAGACCCAATGGACTTCATGGCTTGTGCCCATGTTTGTCGTGGCCAACGTTGCTGTTTTTGTCGTTGCCATGTATATTAATAATTGCCCCAAGGAGAATTCTAGGGTTCAAGGCAAGTGTGTGGCGGGGTTTCTTGGGAGGTTCTCGTTTCAGCCTCTGAAGGAGAATCCTCTGTTTGGCCCTTCTTCCAAGAC attgGAAAAGTTGGGAGCTCTTGAGTGGAAAAAAGTCGTCAGTGAGCATCAAGGATGGAGGCTTGTCACTTGCATCTGGTTACATGCTGGTGTCATTCATCTGCTTGTAAACATGTTGAGCTTGGTCTTGATTGGTATTCGACTCGAACAGCAATTTGGTTTTG TGCGGATAGGAGTAATTTACCTGTTGTCAGGATTTGGAGGGAGTGTTCTTTCATctctatttattcaaaatagcATCTCTGTTGGGGCTTCTGGTGCTCTTTTTGGGCTTTTGGGAGCAATGCTTTCAGAGCTTATTACAAACCGGTcaatttttcttagcattttttttcctttccttatgctatgtttggttcttggaaaatttaaaggaaaatgcgAGAGAAAGGAAATAGAGAGGAAGAatagaagt
- the LOC117933979 gene encoding probable (S)-N-methylcoclaurine 3'-hydroxylase isozyme 2: protein MATYTITADISLFSFLYPLLLLPFLLIFKHIFLKSPPLPPGPYPWPIIGNLLQMGGNLHVKLANLAKRHGPLMSLRLGTQIMVVASSSAAAMEVLKTHDRTLSGRYVSTTIPVNSPKLNHLAMAFAKVCNSDWRNLKAICRMELFSGKAMESRVELRERKVMELVEFLEKKEGEVVKVMDLVYTTVCNILSNKFFSIDFSDFEGRDVRGVLLKDLLNENAELGATDILDFYPILGGLDIQGIRKKLKEIFRRIPTTWEDILKERRKQRIHGSSHGDFLDALLETGFEDDQINHVIMELFFAGPETSSLTVEWAMAELIKNQDAMHKLCNELTQIIGESPVRESHLPHLPYLQACVKETLRLHPTGPLLLPHRATETCQIMGYTIPKDSIIFVNMWAMGRDPGTWEDPLSFKPERFLDSKLEFKGNDFEYIPFGAGRRMCPGMPLAARLVPMILATFVRLFDWSTPGDMDFAEIDMEERFVITLRKEQPLRLVPRIRKY, encoded by the exons ATGGCTACATACACAATCACAGCAGATATCAGCCTCTTCTCCTTTTTGTACCCTCTTCTTCTGCTACCATTTTTGCTCATTTTCAAGCATATTTTCCTCAAATCTCCACCACTTCCACCAGGTCCATATCCATGGCCCATCATAGGAAACCTCCTCCAAATGGGGGGGAACCTTCATGTCAAACTTGCTAATCTCGCCAAACGCCATGGCCCACTCATGTCTCTCCGCCTCGGTACCCAAATCATGGTGGTCGCATCGTCGTCTGCAGCAGCCATGGAAGTACTCAAGACCCATGACCGGACGCTCTCCGGCCGCTATGTCAGTACCACAATTCCAGTTAACAGCCCTAAACTCAACCATTTGGCAATGGCGTTTGCCAAGGTCTGTAACAGCGACTGGAGGAATCTGAAAGCTATCTGCCGGATGGAGCTGTTTTCAGGCAAAGCAATGGAGTCTCGTGTGGAGTTGAGGGAGAGGAAGGTGATGGAATTGGTggagtttttggaaaaaaaggAAGGTGAAGTGGTGAAGGTTATGGATCTAGTGTATACTACTGTCTGTAATATACTTAGCAATAAGTTTTTTTCAAtagatttttctgattttgagGGTAGGGATGTCCGTGGAGTACTGTTGAAGGATCTCCTAAATGAAAATGCAGAGTTGGGGGCTACAGATATATTAGACTTCTATCCTATATTGGGTGGATTGGATATTCAGGGCATTCGGAAGAAATTGAAGGAGATCTTTAGGAGGATTCCCACTACTTGGGAGGACATTctcaaagaaagaagaaagcaaaGGATTCATGGTTCCAGCCATGGAGACTTCTTGGATGCTTTGTTAGAAACTGGGTTTGAAGATGATCAGATCAACCATGTGATTATG GAGCTGTTCTTTGCTGGGCCAGAAACTAGTAGCTTGACTGTAGAATGGGCAATGGCGGAACTGATTAAAAATCAAGATGCCATGCATAAACTTTGCAACGAACTCACACAAATCATTGGTGAATCTCCAGTAAGAGAGTCCCATTTGCCTCATCTGCCCTATCTCCAAGCCTGTGTGAAAGAGACACTGAGATTGCACCCTACAGGACCACTGCTTCTTCCTCACCGAGCCACGGAGACGTGCCAAATCATGGGCTACACAATTCCAAAAGACTCCATAATATTTGTGAACATgtgggcaatggggagagaCCCCGGGACTTGGGAGGATCCATTGAGCTTCAAACCAGAAAGGTTTCTGGATTCAAAGTTGGAATTCAAGGGAAACGATTTCGAGTATATACCGTTCGGTGCAGGCAGGAGAATGTGTCCAGGAATGCCTCTGGCTGCTAGGCTAGTTCCCATGATTCTGGCAACGTTTGTCCGCCTGTTTGATTGGTCTACTCCGGGCGACATGGACTTTGCCGAGATTGACATGGAGGAGCGGTTTGTTATAACATTGAGGAAGGAACAACCACTGCGTCTTGTTCCTAGGATTAGAAAATATTAG
- the LOC117933027 gene encoding DNA-directed RNA polymerases II, IV and V subunit 6A-like: protein MADEEYNDVDMGYEDEPPEPEIEEGAEEEAENNNNEDVPDALEEQEKEVHETVERPRKTSKYMTKYERARILGTRALQISMNAPVMVELEGETDPLEIAMKELRERKIPFTIRRYLPDGSYEDWGVDELIVEDSWKRQVGGD, encoded by the exons ATGGCGGACGAAGAGTACAACGACGTGGATATGGG ATATGAGGATGAGCCGCCAGAGCCTGAGATTGAA GAGGGTGCAGAGGAAGAAGCcgaaaataataacaatgaagATGTTCCAGATGCTCTTGAAGAGCAAGAAAAAGAAGTACATGAGACGGTAGAACGGCCCAGAAAGACTTCAAAGTATATGACAAAATATGAGAGAGCAAGAATCTTGGGTACCCGTGCTCTGCAGATCAG CATGAATGCGCCTGTGATGGTTGAATTGGAGGGTGAGACAGATCCACTTGAG ATTGCAATGAAGGAACTTCGTGAGCGGAAGATACCCTTCACCATCCGCCGCTACCTGCCTGATGGAAG TTATGAAGATTGGGGGGTGGATGAATTGATTGTAGAGGATTCATGGAAGAGGCAAGTTGGAGGTGATTGA
- the LOC117933033 gene encoding probable (S)-N-methylcoclaurine 3'-hydroxylase isozyme 2 codes for MDPDTVTADISIFSFLYALLLLPFLVILKHIFLKPPPLPPGPYPWPIIGNLLQMGKNPHAKLANLAKLHGPLMSLRLGTQLMVVASSPAAAMEVLKTHDRALSGRYLSSSVPVKNPKLNHLSIVFAKDCNTNWKNLRAICRMELFSGKAMESQVELRERKVTELVEFLATKEGEVVKVMDLVFTTICNILSNKFFSMDLCDFEDEGRVGGALKDLIHKNAEFGATPNLSDYYPILGGLDIQGINKKAKEMFERIPTTWEDILKERRTQRSNRSSHRDFLEALLEIGFEDDQINQVILELFSAGAETSSLTVEWAMAELIRNQDALDKLRGELRQIVGESPVRESHLPRLPYLQACVKEALRLHPPAPLLLPHLAAETCQVMGYTIPKDSQIFVNIWAMARDPKIWDDPLSFKPERFLDSKLDFKGNDFEYIPFGAGRRICPGLALGGRQVPLILATFVHLFGWSLPGNMDSAQLDMEEWLVITLRKEQPLRLVPRVRK; via the exons ATGGATCCAGACACGGTCACAGCAGATATCAGTATCTTCTCCTTCTTGTACGCTCTTCTTTTGCTACCATTTTTGGTCATCCTCAAGCACATTTTCCTCAAACCTCCACCACTTCCACCAGGTCCATATCCATGGCCTATTATCGGAAACCTCCTTCAAATGGGGAAGAACCCTCATGCCAAACTAGCCAACCTCGCCAAACTCCATGGCCCACTCATGTCCCTCCGCCTCGGTACACAACTGATGGTGGTGGCGTCCTCGCCTGCAGCAGCAATGGAAGTACTCAAGACCCATGACCGGGCCCTCTCTGGCCGGTACCTCAGTAGCTCAGTTCCAGTGAAGAACCCTAAACTCAACCATTTGTCAATAGTGTTTGCCAAGGACTGCAATACAAACTGGAAGAATTTGAGAGCTATTTGCCGGATGGAGCTGTTTTCGGGCAAAGCAATGGAGTCTCAGGTGGAGTTGAGGGAGAGGAAGGTGACGGAGTTGGTGGAGTTTTTGGCGACAAAGGAAGGTGAAGTAGTGAAGGTTATGGATCTAGTGTTTACTACTATTTGTAATATACTAAGCAATAAATTTTTCTCAATGGATCTTTGCGATTTTGAGGATGAGGGTAGAGTTGGGGGAGCATTGAAGGATCTCATACATAAGAATGCAGAATTCGGCGCTACTCCAAATTTATCAGattattatcctatattggGTGGATTGGATATCCAGGGTATTAACAAGAAAGCCAAGGAGATGTTTGAGAGGATTCCCACTACTTGGGAGGACATTCTCAAAGAAAGAAGAACGCAAAGGAGTAATAGATCCAGCCATCGAGACTTCTTGGAGGCTCTGTTAGAAATTGGGTTTGAAGATGATCAGATCAACCAAGTGATTCTG GAGCTGTTCAGTGCTGGGGCAGAAACTAGTAGTTTGACGGTAGAATGGGCAATGGCAGAACTGATAAGAAACCAAGACGCCCTGGATAAACTCCGCGGAGAACTCAGACAAATAGTCGGTGAATCTCCAGTAAGAGAATCCCATTTGCCTCGTCTGCCCTATCTCCAAGCCTGTGTGAAAGAGGCACTGAGATTACACCCTCCAGCACCACTACTCCTTCCTCACCTTGCCGCGGAAACATGCCAAGTCATGGGCTACACAATTCCGAAAGACTCGCAAATATTTGTGAACATTTGGGCGATGGCGAGAGACCCCAAGATTTGGGATGACCCATTGAGCTTTAAACCAGAAAGGTTTCTGGATTCAAAGTTGGACTTCAAGGGAAATGATTTCGAGTATATACCATTTGGCGCAGGAAGGAGAATATGCCCAGGATTGGCTTTGGGTGGTAGGCAAGTTCCCCTGATCCTAGCGACGTTTGTCCACTTATTTGGTTGGTCCCTTCCGGGCAACATGGACTCTGCCCAGCTAGACATGGAGGAATGGTTGGTTATTACATTGAGGAAGGAACAGCCGCTACGCCTTGTTCCTAGGGTTAGAAAATAG